In Glycine max cultivar Williams 82 chromosome 7, Glycine_max_v4.0, whole genome shotgun sequence, a single window of DNA contains:
- the LOC100527493 gene encoding Protein DMP2-like translates to MIADSSSLNTPSALPSSSQNRGTGVTNTTLSAFGSLIKLLPTGTVFVFQFVNPVLTNSGDCNATSKWLCSILLVLCGFSCAFSSFTDSYTGSDNQRHYGIVTTKGLWPSPASNTVDLSTYKLKFGDLVHAVLSLSVFAVLGLLDTNTVHCFYPGFESTQKRLLQVLPTAIGVFAGGLFMIFPNDRHGIGYPLTSDSNDTSPKSNDTTASPPQNINPNDSTTV, encoded by the coding sequence ATGATTGCAGACAGCTCATCCTTAAACACCCCATCAGCGTTACCAAGTAGCTCCCAAAACAGAGGCACAGGAGTGACAAACACAACACTCTCAGCATTTGGCAGCCTCATAAAGCTTCTCCCTACAGGTACAGTCTTCGTGTTCCAATTCGTGAATCCCGTTTTGACCAACAGCGGTGATTGCAACGCCACCAGCAAGTGGCTCTGCAGCATTCTCCTCGTTCTCTGTGGGTTCAGCTGCGCCTTTTCTTCCTTCACCGATAGCTACACAGGCAGTGACAACCAGAGGCACTATGGCATCGTAACTACCAAGGGGTTGTGGCCTTCACCAGCATCCAACACCGTTGACTTGTCAACCTACAAACTCAAGTTTGGAGATTTGGTGCATGCTGTGTTATCCTTGTCAGTGTTTGCGGTTTTAGGGCTGTTGGACACCAACACTGTGCACTGTTTCTACCCTGGTTTTGAGTCAACTCAGAAGCGTCTGCTTCAGGTGTTGCCCACAGCTATTGGGGTATTTGCGGGTGGGTTGTTCATGATTTTCCCCAATGATCGCCATGGAATTGGATACCCTTTAACTTCTGATTCTAACGACACCTCCCCAAAATCCAATGATACCACCGCCTCACCTCCACAAAATATTAATCCCAATGACAGTACTACTGTTTAG
- the LOC100818988 gene encoding uncharacterized protein, translating to MGTQILRPQDCLVERIRAPPADFSRRRSSGNYCNYYYYNNNNNHVATSRSCRKPVSRPDQRKRAAPGSAQPVVAEAAAAVLKRPSRDDSRVARSQSLEMTTILRRGQSLDSAVKSEVYAGSAFAVSPSPEALPLPSFSTKKQDSVAVDDSATRDLRRLLRLE from the coding sequence ATGGGAACCCAGATTTTGCGACCTCAGGACTGCTTGGTAGAACGAATCAGGGCTCCTCCGGCTGACTTTTCCCGGCGGAGGAGTTCCGGTAATTACtgtaattattattactacaacaacaacaacaaccatgtCGCCACTTCCAGGTCGTGCCGGAAGCCTGTTAGCCGACCCGACCAAAGGAAACGGGCTGCTCCCGGTTCTGCCCAGCCGGTGGTGGCGGAGGCCGCGGCGGCGGTGTTGAAGAGACCGAGCCGTGATGATTCAAGGGTGGCCAGGAGCCAAAGTTTGGAGATGACTACGATTCTACGTAGGGGCCAGTCGCTTGATTCGGCTGTGAAGAGCGAGGTGTACGCCGGATCTGCGTTCGCGGTGTCTCCGTCGCCGGAAGCGCTTCCTCTGCCGTCTTTTTCGACGAAGAAGCAGGACTCAGTGGCGGTTGATGACTCCGCCACGCGAGATCTGAGGCGTCTGCTCCGCCTCGAATGA
- the LOC100819528 gene encoding protein DMP2 has product MNANSSSMSTNTQTQPLLGTGVSVTNTNTSPFSAVGSFIKLLPTGTLFVFQFLNPVLTNSGECNASNKWLSGILLVACGFSCAFSSFTDSYTGSDNQRHYGIVTTKGLWPSPASESVDLSTYRLKFGDFVHAVLSLLVFAVLGLLDTNTVHCLYPGFESTQRLLLQVLPTVIGVLAGGHFVISPSNRHGIGYPLTSDSNTTSPELNHTTAPPQHPNHTSV; this is encoded by the coding sequence atgAATGCAAACAGTTCATCTATGTCTACAAACACCCAAACCCAACCGTTACTAGGTACAGGCGTGAGCGTGACAAACACAAACACTTCGCCATTCTCAGCAGTTGGGAGCTTCATAAAGCTGCTCCCTACAGGGACTCTCTTCGTGTTCCAATTCCTGAACCCTGTTTTGACCAACAGCGGTGAATGCAACGCCAGCAACAAGTGGCTCAGCGGCATTCTCCTGGTTGCATGTGGGTTCAGTTGCGCCTTTTCTTCCTTCACAGATAGCTACACAGGCAGCGACAACCAGAGGCACTATGGCATCGTAACTACCAAGGGATTGTGGCCTTCTCCAGCATCCGAGTCTGTTGACTTGTCAACCTACAGACTCAAGTTTGGAGATTTCGTGCATGCCGTTTTATCCTTGTTAGTGTTTGCGGTGTTAGGGCTATTGGATACCAACACTGTGCACTGCTTATACCCCGGCTTTGAGTCAACTCAGAGGCTTCTGCTTCAGGTGCTGCCCACAGTTATTGGGGTATTAGCGGGTGGACACTTCGTCATTTCCCCCAGTAATCGCCATGGAATAGGATACCCTTTAACTTCTGATTCTAACACCACCTCCCCAGAACTCAATCACACTACCGCTCCTCCACAACATCCCAACCACACTTCTGTTTAG